A segment of the Deinococcus aquaticus genome:
CATGAACACGGCGGCGCGCTGGTTCAGCTTGTGCCCCTCGATCTGTACCACCGGCCCCAGCTCCACCAGGGCGAAGAATGCCCGCTCTAAGCCGCCCTGCGCTTCCCCCAGCTCGTCCAGGACAGAGACAGGGCCGCGCATGGTGCGGGGCGTGTCCACAGTGAACCCGCCACCTGGAACCGGCACCCGCCGCCCCACGGCCTCACCCGGCGTCATGGTGCCCACCTTGAACAGTTCACCGCCGAACAGGTGCAGGGCGACTTCCCCCACCGTGGTTTTCCCGGTGCCGGGTGGGCCGTAGGCTCCCACCCACGGCATATGCCCCAGGTGTGGCGCAGCTTGCCGCAGCAGGGCCACGGCAGACAGGACGCGCAGCAGGGCGCGCAGCTCTGGCAACGGCAGAGCGTTCAGCAGCTCTGTCCAGCCTGGATGAGCCGACAGCGGGCCACTGTGGACAGCGCGGGGTGTGATCTCCGCGCCCTGTTCGGCGTCCGGCAGGGATACCGCAGGCGAAGAGATGGGCAGCGCAGCTACGCCGTCCGCCGTGGCGTGCCACGCCTTGCCGCGCACTTCGGCGGCGCCCTTCTTGCGTAGCCCCTCTAGCCTGTCTTTCAGGGTGGACGGTGTGACTTCCAGGTGTGCGGCCAGCTCCGACAGGCGCGCGCCGCCCAGCTCTACAACGGCCCGCAGCGTGACCGTCTGAGTCTCTGTTAGCTTCAAAATCTCCCCCTCGAACAGCTCAAGAAATGCCCTCGAATGCCCCCCCGTTTCAGCCGATCAGGCCCCCCGCAACGCAGCAGAGAGCGCAGCCTGAGCGATACCCTAGAACGCTGTCCCACACGTCTTTTTCTCGTGTTCAGGGGGGCTGAGAATGCACCCCCCGATTCTGGAAAACGCCCGGAAAAGCGGGGGTGTGGTGCAGGAGAGGGGGAGCGCAACACGTAGCCGCTCACGCTAGGTAGCTGCTCCGGTCGTGCGCCTGGACGCCCAGCAGCCACGGCAACGGGTCGGTGTAATCGCGCAGCAACCTGTCCCGGTCTGCGCCCGGCCAATCCGCCCAGCTCGTAGGCTTGCGCCGGAGAACGTCGAAGTGCAGGTGTGCGTAGCGCTGCCCGCCACTCTTGCCGATCTTTCCGACGATCTGCCCCAGTCGGACAGCTGCGCCCACGCTCACAGCAGGCCGCGCGTCTAGATGTGCGTAGCGTGTCCACACGCCTAGCGCCGGGTGAAAGATCACCAGGAAGTGTCCCCAGCCGCTCGCCGTGTAACCCACATGCGCCACGACGCCAGCAGCAACCGCGTACACCGGCTTGCCCCGGTCGGTGTCACCCCCAGTTTTCAGGTTCAGGTCT
Coding sequences within it:
- a CDS encoding M23 family metallopeptidase; the encoded protein is MLKLDSVNKGVLVGIFAATAFLLANSRRLTPSGPKGGTFPVNPAPLPVPVPFPVPLPSPSPADDCRVCFPVSPWGSYYSATGFSATGSQYGGRTDLHTGLDLNLKTGGDTDRGKPVYAVAAGVVAHVGYTASGWGHFLVIFHPALGVWTRYAHLDARPAVSVGAAVRLGQIVGKIGKSGGQRYAHLHFDVLRRKPTSWADWPGADRDRLLRDYTDPLPWLLGVQAHDRSSYLA